In Bacillota bacterium, the DNA window GCAGTTCCCCGGAGGGTACCCCCTGGCTCCGGTAGGCCTCGGTCAGCCTCATTTCCTCGATCCTGGCCATCGCCGGCATGTAGGCCCGGAAGATCTCGACCACCAGGTCGACCAGATGGGTGCAGCCGGTCGGCCCGCCCAGAGCGGTGGCGACCCTCCGCGAGGATCCCGGGCCGATGGCGAAGCCCGTGAGCTTGCTCACGTTGGCCAGGGGGCCGCGGCAGACCTCACCGTACGGGGTCCGGGCCATGGCGGCGTAAGCTGAGGTCACGGCGGCGGTCTGCCGGTTGACCGTCAACTGAGCGTCAAAGAGGTGGTTCTCGTCCTCGAACTGCCCATGGACGAGGAGGTCGCCGCCCGGCAACTCCTGGGCGGTCACGGTGGTCTTGCGACAGAGAATGATCATGGCTGGCCTCAGGCCGGTTTGGCGACCGTTCGCTTCGCTTTCTCTTCCTCGACGAGGGCCCGCCGGAGGACCTTACCGACCATGGTCTTCGGCAGGCTTTCCCGGAACTCGACCAATCGGGGCGCCTTGTACTTGGCCATCCGCTCCCGGCAGAAGTCGATGATTTCCTCGGCGGTGACCTTCTCCCCCGGCTTGACCACGACATAGGCCTTCACCGTCTCACCCCGGTACTCGTCGGGCACGCCGGCGACGGCGGCCTCGAGGACCTTCGGGTGCTCGAAGAGGACCTCCTCGACCTCGCGCGGATAGATGTTGTACCCGCCGGCGATGATCATGTCCTTCTTCCGGTCGACGATGGCGAAATAGCCCTCCTCGTCGACGGTGGCCACGTCTCCGGTGTAGAGCCAACCCTCCCTCAGGGTCTTGGAAGTCTCATCGGGCCGGTTCCAGTAGCCCTTCATCACCTGCGGCCCGCGGACGCAGAGCTCACCCACCTCGCCGAAACCCAGTTCCTTTTGGCCGGTCTCGAGGTCGACGATCTTGCAGTCGGTGTCCGGCCAGGGGAGGCCGATCGTCCCAATCTTGTTCTTGCCCCAGATCGGATTGGTGTGGGTGACGGGCGAAGACTCGGACAACCCGTAGCCTTCGACCAGGCGCCCGTGGGTGATCGCCTGGAACTTCTGCTGGACCTCCACCGGCAGCGGCGCCGAACCGCTGATGCAGGCCCTGACCGAGTCGAGATGGTACTTCCCGACCTCGGGGTGATTGTTGAGCGCCACGTACATGGTGGGGGCCCCGGGGAAGAAGGTCACTTTGTAGCGGTGGATGGCCTTCATCGCGTCGAGGGCGTTGAACCTCGGCAGGAGGATGACGGGGGCCT includes these proteins:
- a CDS encoding DUF2889 domain-containing protein; translated protein: MIILCRKTTVTAQELPGGDLLVHGQFEDENHLFDAQLTVNRQTAAVTSAYAAMARTPYGEVCRGPLANVSKLTGFAIGPGSSRRVATALGGPTGCTHLVDLVVEIFRAYMPAMARIEEMRLTEAYRSQGVPSGELRGRVFQDIQSLGCQLLPDTCAAYHRGSGNDLPA
- a CDS encoding long-chain fatty acid--CoA ligase: MEERSWHKSYPENIRRSLDYPDVPVYSFLETAARDKADKAALIFLNRQFTYGWLGEQVARLATALRTMGVKQGDRVAIMLPNCPQYVISYYGVLRAGGIVVQTNPLYVERELEFQLVDSGAETIIVLDQLWPRVDKVRRNTPLRRVILTGMADYMPFPLNLLYPVKARKEGHTIGRPKGSGALSFKDVLSRHGASPPDLKVNPAEDTAILQYTGGTTGISKGAMLTHRNLVANAIQCREWDVEGRDAGEVILAALPLFHSYGMTTCMNFGALMKAPVILLPRFNALDAMKAIHRYKVTFFPGAPTMYVALNNHPEVGKYHLDSVRACISGSAPLPVEVQQKFQAITHGRLVEGYGLSESSPVTHTNPIWGKNKIGTIGLPWPDTDCKIVDLETGQKELGFGEVGELCVRGPQVMKGYWNRPDETSKTLREGWLYTGDVATVDEEGYFAIVDRKKDMIIAGGYNIYPREVEEVLFEHPKVLEAAVAGVPDEYRGETVKAYVVVKPGEKVTAEEIIDFCRERMAKYKAPRLVEFRESLPKTMVGKVLRRALVEEEKAKRTVAKPA